A window of Dorea formicigenerans contains these coding sequences:
- a CDS encoding recombinase family protein yields MTKQQARLRVRLYARLSKDDGDADKESNSITNQLQMLRYYSKEKGFEIIDEYVDDGYSGTTFNRPDLNRMIEDAMEDIQPSGIMVKDMSRFGRNNAMFMYYVEEIFPNNDILFIALNDDVDTRYEDNEMMPFKSIMNEYYARDTSKKIRSVKKTTALSGGFCGSFAPYGYRVDPNNKRKLLIDPETAPIVKRIFEMSKQGNSVHQIARTLCEEKILIPRAYRAMKNGTLETSTGFRFPTDWVGKNVKMILENQVYLGHMVSHKTQTKSFKNRKLVAVPKEDWIVVKNTHEAIIDEETFELVQKFISVKKRPNKTGRPNMFVGLVKCPDCGRNMAFSNPNGREPRFRCRTYARNSNLCTTHAISYDALVKIVMDDIQKHIKNMETLGDQFIEEMRVLSESGGGKKIKQFKQELELAEKRIAEIDSIIMKLFEQNVAGKISDGRFEKMSVTYENEQRELEERRKALKEKIEAEDYKTKNTNKFLETIRKYENVTELNRSMLVELIDSIYVYQAKGTGKERTQKVEINYRFLCESQCGIA; encoded by the coding sequence ATGACGAAACAGCAAGCAAGATTAAGAGTTAGATTATATGCACGTTTATCCAAAGATGATGGTGACGCTGATAAAGAAAGCAACAGTATCACAAACCAGTTGCAAATGCTCCGATATTATTCAAAGGAAAAAGGATTTGAAATCATTGACGAGTATGTAGATGATGGCTATTCCGGCACAACATTCAACAGACCGGATTTAAACCGCATGATTGAGGACGCTATGGAAGATATACAGCCTAGTGGAATCATGGTAAAGGATATGTCAAGGTTCGGTCGCAACAATGCCATGTTCATGTATTACGTGGAAGAAATCTTCCCGAACAATGACATTCTCTTTATCGCACTGAATGATGATGTTGACACAAGATATGAGGATAACGAGATGATGCCATTCAAATCTATTATGAATGAGTATTATGCACGTGATACCTCAAAGAAAATCCGAAGCGTCAAGAAAACAACTGCTTTAAGTGGCGGGTTCTGCGGTTCATTCGCTCCGTATGGTTATAGGGTTGACCCGAACAATAAGCGTAAACTACTGATAGACCCGGAAACAGCGCCTATCGTCAAGCGTATTTTTGAAATGTCGAAACAGGGAAACAGTGTTCATCAGATAGCAAGAACATTGTGTGAAGAAAAGATTTTGATTCCGAGAGCCTACAGAGCAATGAAGAATGGCACGCTGGAAACAAGCACAGGGTTCCGATTCCCTACCGACTGGGTTGGAAAAAATGTTAAGATGATTTTGGAAAATCAAGTGTATCTCGGTCATATGGTATCGCACAAGACACAGACAAAATCATTCAAGAACAGAAAACTGGTAGCGGTTCCTAAGGAAGATTGGATTGTTGTAAAAAACACCCATGAAGCTATCATTGATGAAGAAACCTTTGAACTGGTACAGAAATTCATCAGTGTAAAGAAAAGACCAAATAAGACTGGACGACCAAATATGTTTGTGGGGCTTGTAAAATGCCCGGACTGTGGACGCAATATGGCGTTCTCCAATCCAAACGGGAGAGAGCCGAGATTTCGTTGCAGGACATATGCCAGAAACAGCAACCTCTGCACAACTCATGCAATTTCCTATGACGCATTAGTGAAGATTGTCATGGACGACATTCAAAAGCATATCAAGAATATGGAAACATTAGGCGACCAGTTCATTGAAGAAATGAGGGTGTTGAGTGAATCCGGCGGCGGTAAGAAAATCAAGCAGTTTAAACAGGAATTGGAACTGGCAGAAAAGCGTATTGCTGAAATTGACAGTATCATAATGAAGCTGTTTGAGCAGAATGTAGCAGGAAAGATTTCTGATGGACGTTTTGAGAAAATGTCTGTAACTTATGAAAATGAGCAGAGAGAACTTGAAGAAAGGCGTAAGGCATTAAAAGAGAAAATCGAAGCCGAGGACTACAAGACGAAAAATACAAACAAATTTTTAGAAACCATACGCAAGTATGAAAATGTAACAGAGTTAAACCGTTCTATGCTGGTTGAACTGATTGACAGTATATATGTGTATCAAGCAAAGGGAACCGGCAAAGAACGTACTCAAAAAGTGGAAATCAATTATAGATTTCTTTGTGAGTCCCAATGTGGTATTGCATGA
- a CDS encoding metallophosphoesterase family protein — MKILYVTDLHGDKKKYRKILDVAIEKEIKVIVNGGDMLPKQCDRHSEQSFFINGFLDEYFEELKKQDITYLAMLGNDDLLAADEMFDNLCDRFENVCNIAGRKFSVNGYEFIGMNYILDHPFGCKDRVVTETHYIPQRQLSPVAGISNAVDYDRIYNWLEYSRTELPHMCDVLKKLPLPDDRQKAVYVMHMPPAGLRLGQLRYQDLDIGSVDIYEFLKEKQPLLSLHGHIHESPDTEKGKWINQIHQTTCIQTGQTELNDKYMVYAEIDLQEKKYERKVISVD; from the coding sequence ATGAAGATATTGTATGTTACAGATTTACACGGAGATAAAAAGAAGTACAGAAAGATTCTGGACGTAGCCATTGAAAAGGAAATCAAAGTCATTGTAAATGGCGGGGATATGTTACCAAAACAATGTGACCGCCACAGTGAGCAATCGTTTTTTATCAATGGATTCCTTGATGAATATTTTGAGGAACTGAAAAAGCAGGACATCACATACCTTGCCATGCTTGGAAATGATGATTTACTGGCAGCAGATGAAATGTTTGACAATCTTTGCGACAGATTTGAAAATGTCTGCAATATAGCTGGTAGGAAATTTTCTGTCAATGGATATGAATTTATCGGCATGAACTATATTTTAGACCATCCGTTCGGTTGTAAAGACAGGGTTGTTACAGAAACACATTATATTCCGCAGCGTCAGTTAAGTCCTGTAGCCGGAATCTCTAATGCTGTTGATTATGACAGGATTTACAACTGGCTGGAATATTCCAGAACAGAATTACCGCATATGTGTGATGTGCTGAAGAAACTTCCATTGCCGGACGATAGACAAAAAGCGGTTTACGTTATGCACATGCCGCCTGCGGGATTGAGATTAGGACAGTTGCGCTATCAAGATTTGGATATAGGCTCTGTTGATATTTACGAATTTCTGAAAGAAAAACAGCCACTTCTTTCTCTGCACGGACATATACATGAAAGTCCTGACACAGAGAAAGGAAAGTGGATAAACCAGATTCATCAGACAACCTGTATTCAGACTGGACAGACGGAACTTAATGACAAATACATGGTTTATGCGGAGATTGATTTGCAGGAAAAGAAGTATGAACGCAAAGTAATCAGTGTAGATTAG
- a CDS encoding helix-turn-helix domain-containing protein, with the protein MDKDQKHIPFAVIVAATNGDETAIQEILDFYDGYISKLSLRKLYDEYGNVYMVVDSELKGRIQAAVMDMIANFEIVVI; encoded by the coding sequence ATGGACAAAGACCAAAAACATATACCGTTTGCTGTGATTGTGGCGGCTACGAATGGTGATGAAACTGCAATACAGGAAATCTTGGATTTCTATGACGGGTACATATCAAAGTTGAGCTTACGCAAATTGTATGACGAATACGGTAACGTCTACATGGTAGTGGATTCTGAATTAAAAGGCAGAATACAGGCAGCAGTCATGGATATGATTGCAAACTTTGAGATAGTCGTAATCTAA
- a CDS encoding sigma-70 family RNA polymerase sigma factor, with translation MKSSSFQQAIQAQFDCLTKKVIKRAAMKYNRDISRRLKHEVPFSEISDLELNKAGVYDKYSSDYTAFNVLGMEVQVSDDQLSKALKCLPERKRNIILLSYFMDMSDAEIGELMNVVRTTVYRHRTSTLEELRKMMEEE, from the coding sequence ATGAAGTCATCTTCTTTCCAACAGGCTATTCAAGCACAGTTTGATTGCCTTACAAAGAAAGTCATTAAAAGAGCAGCAATGAAGTATAACCGTGATATTTCAAGACGCTTGAAACATGAAGTTCCGTTTTCTGAAATTTCAGATTTGGAATTGAACAAAGCAGGCGTTTATGACAAGTATTCCAGCGATTATACAGCGTTCAATGTTCTTGGCATGGAAGTACAAGTATCTGACGACCAGTTAAGCAAAGCACTCAAATGTTTGCCAGAGAGAAAACGCAATATCATTTTGTTGTCATACTTTATGGATATGTCTGACGCAGAAATCGGAGAGCTTATGAACGTGGTACGCACTACTGTTTACCGTCACAGGACAAGCACTCTGGAAGAATTACGAAAAATGATGGAGGAGGAATAA
- a CDS encoding helix-turn-helix domain-containing protein has product MRKKEDKYDFRAFGLAIKEARMKQGLTREQVGAMIEIDPRYLTNIENKGHHPSLQVLYDIVHLLNVSVDAFFLPASDLAKSTRRIQLEKQLDNLSDKDLVIMESVADGIIKSREVEED; this is encoded by the coding sequence ATGCGTAAAAAAGAAGATAAGTACGATTTCAGAGCTTTTGGTCTTGCCATCAAAGAAGCTCGTATGAAACAGGGTCTAACCCGTGAACAAGTGGGAGCAATGATTGAGATTGACCCACGTTATCTGACAAATATTGAAAATAAGGGGCATCACCCAAGTTTACAAGTGCTTTATGACATTGTTCATTTATTGAATGTATCAGTAGACGCTTTTTTTCTTCCTGCTTCTGATCTGGCGAAAAGCACCAGAAGAATACAGTTAGAAAAGCAGCTTGATAACCTGTCTGATAAAGATTTAGTTATCATGGAAAGTGTCGCTGACGGAATTATTAAATCTAGGGAAGTGGAGGAAGATTAA
- a CDS encoding metal-dependent transcriptional regulator encodes MTLGKSLEDYLETILILKIKKGMVRSIDVADYMGFSKPRVSHAVKQLKTQGFLLMDNNGQLLLTDSRQAMAEKIYERHCFFTKYLTEMGVDPKLAESDACKLEHVISDECFQKLKESTRIGSEKEEV; translated from the coding sequence GTGACATTGGGAAAGTCATTAGAAGATTATTTAGAAACAATACTTATACTTAAAATCAAAAAAGGCATGGTTCGCTCTATTGATGTGGCTGATTATATGGGATTTTCAAAGCCTCGTGTAAGTCATGCAGTAAAGCAACTTAAAACACAAGGATTCCTACTAATGGATAATAATGGTCAATTGCTTTTAACAGACAGTAGGCAGGCTATGGCTGAGAAAATTTATGAGCGACATTGCTTTTTTACAAAATATCTTACAGAAATGGGTGTAGACCCAAAACTAGCAGAATCAGACGCTTGCAAACTGGAACACGTAATCAGTGACGAGTGTTTTCAAAAATTAAAAGAATCAACTCGTATAGGGAGTGAAAAAGAGGAAGTTTAA
- a CDS encoding ABC transporter ATP-binding protein: MKKLKEFLFLSDKGYKDLKKAIVACTITNLALMLPFCVTVMLFNELLNPYVGKQIAWNHIWLLWGIGVVSAVLVFLAARNDYRKTYIASYQESNKTRLNIAEHLRKLPMSFFNTKDLSELTTNMMSDCSSMESMLSSTIPPLIANGITVTLTCILLAFFDWRLALCMYITLPVAFLIIWLSKNYQKKLFERQVQAKLDASSQVQEYLEGMKIIKSCNLSGSHFSALNKALLSMKKIAVKVEMICGVFMSSASMILQAGIGIVIFVGTMLLVKGEIELLPLLMFFLMVTRIYGPILAILSQLTTLLNLNVVTERMRTLLSTSVMQGNDKEIENCDIELEHVTFRYNTKDVIKDVTCKIPQGSITALVGSSGSGKSTISKLIARFWDIQKGTIRVGGKDIRTMEPESLMRKMAFVFQDVTLFNDTVFNNISIGNPNATEEEVMAAAKAAYCDEFVRNMPDGYQTVLGENGSTLSGGERQRISIARALLKNASIIFLDEATASLDPENEVLVQKAIAQLVENKTVIMIAHRLRTVVDADQILVLDDGKLVEYGTHNELMKKKGVYQKLYHIQQESLGWTI; the protein is encoded by the coding sequence ATGAAAAAACTAAAAGAGTTTCTTTTTCTATCAGATAAAGGTTATAAAGATTTAAAAAAAGCTATTGTTGCTTGTACGATAACAAATCTAGCCTTAATGCTTCCGTTTTGTGTTACAGTAATGTTATTTAATGAATTACTGAACCCGTATGTAGGAAAGCAAATTGCATGGAATCATATATGGTTGCTTTGGGGAATTGGAGTTGTTTCTGCTGTTTTGGTGTTTTTAGCAGCAAGAAATGATTATAGAAAGACATACATTGCGTCTTATCAAGAATCAAATAAAACAAGACTTAATATTGCAGAGCATTTAAGAAAATTACCAATGAGTTTCTTCAATACAAAGGATTTGTCAGAATTGACAACTAACATGATGTCTGATTGTAGCAGCATGGAATCAATGTTAAGTAGTACAATTCCACCTCTCATTGCAAATGGTATTACTGTTACTCTTACTTGTATTTTACTTGCTTTCTTTGATTGGCGTTTAGCGTTATGTATGTATATTACGCTGCCAGTTGCATTTTTGATAATTTGGTTAAGTAAGAACTATCAGAAAAAATTATTTGAACGACAAGTACAAGCAAAGCTAGACGCTTCTAGTCAAGTACAAGAATACCTTGAGGGAATGAAAATTATTAAATCATGTAATTTAAGTGGTTCTCACTTTTCTGCTCTTAACAAAGCATTATTATCTATGAAAAAGATTGCTGTGAAAGTAGAAATGATTTGTGGCGTATTTATGTCGAGTGCAAGCATGATTTTGCAAGCCGGAATTGGTATTGTCATTTTTGTTGGAACAATGTTGTTAGTTAAAGGTGAAATAGAACTGCTCCCATTACTAATGTTCTTTTTGATGGTTACTCGTATATATGGACCAATTCTTGCGATTCTTTCACAATTAACTACATTACTAAATCTTAATGTTGTTACAGAAAGAATGCGTACTCTTTTAAGTACATCTGTAATGCAAGGAAATGATAAAGAAATTGAAAATTGTGATATAGAGTTGGAACATGTTACATTCAGATATAATACAAAAGATGTCATTAAAGATGTGACTTGTAAAATTCCACAAGGAAGTATCACCGCATTGGTAGGTTCATCTGGAAGCGGGAAAAGTACAATTTCAAAATTGATTGCAAGATTTTGGGATATACAGAAAGGTACAATTCGTGTTGGTGGTAAAGATATACGAACAATGGAGCCAGAAAGTCTTATGCGAAAAATGGCTTTTGTATTTCAAGACGTAACATTATTTAATGATACTGTTTTTAACAATATCAGTATTGGAAACCCTAACGCCACAGAGGAAGAAGTTATGGCGGCTGCTAAAGCTGCATACTGTGATGAATTTGTGCGTAATATGCCAGACGGTTATCAAACTGTTTTAGGTGAAAATGGTAGTACATTATCTGGTGGTGAAAGACAAAGAATATCTATTGCACGTGCTTTATTAAAAAATGCTTCAATTATTTTTTTAGATGAAGCAACTGCTTCTCTTGACCCGGAGAACGAAGTTTTAGTGCAAAAGGCTATAGCTCAATTGGTTGAAAACAAAACAGTAATTATGATTGCTCACCGTTTAAGAACAGTTGTAGACGCAGACCAAATATTAGTATTAGATGATGGCAAATTAGTTGAATATGGCACACATAATGAATTGATGAAGAAAAAAGGTGTATATCAAAAATTGTATCATATTCAGCAAGAAAGTCTTGGGTGGACAATTTAA
- a CDS encoding ABC transporter ATP-binding protein gives MANKKPKQNKPKTGLARCLELASNKKGLVFLSAILSSLAAIASFVPYIAVYFIISSILKVYPNLELLDMSKVMNYGWIALAGIIANILLYFLAIFSSHMAAFGTLYELKLHFAEHITKIPLGYHLTIGSGRLRKIMDENIESIEGFIAHQFPDFVASVTAPIVMVIILLAIDWRFGIASLVGIVLAFVVQFSGFGSGAMKENMGKYQIALEDMNNASVEYVRGMPVVKAFNQTASSFARLEHAIKEYTEWVLKFSLGWQNYMPAFTTIINNIYLVIVPVGILLGANAQDYKSFTMTFIFYLLFVPAIAGILNKIMYISESFMQIDGNVARMDEIFNIPVLPQTTSPKKTQKDDVVFDNVSFTYTGKKEEMAIENVSFKANQGQITAIVGLSGGGKSTIANLISRFWDVTEGSVKIGGVDIRDISEKDLMNHVSFVFQDIFLFKQSILDNIRMGNPNATEEQVIEAAKAAQCHEFISKLPNGYKTVFGTKGIHLSGGERQRIAIARAIIKDSPIIVLDEATAFSDPENEYLIQKAFEKLMQNKTVIIIAHRLSTIRNADKIIVMEKGHLVEEGKHNELVAAGGRYSQMWNHYTEAVDWKISGKAV, from the coding sequence ATGGCAAACAAAAAGCCAAAACAAAACAAACCCAAAACGGGTTTAGCACGATGTTTAGAATTAGCTTCCAATAAGAAAGGATTAGTATTTTTATCGGCTATACTTTCCTCGTTAGCGGCTATAGCGTCGTTTGTTCCGTATATTGCGGTATATTTTATTATTAGTTCCATTTTAAAAGTCTATCCTAATTTAGAATTGCTGGATATGAGCAAGGTTATGAATTATGGCTGGATAGCTTTAGCTGGTATTATTGCTAATATACTATTATATTTTTTAGCAATTTTCAGTTCTCATATGGCAGCATTTGGAACACTTTATGAATTAAAACTTCACTTCGCAGAACATATTACCAAAATTCCTTTAGGTTATCACTTAACCATAGGTAGTGGTCGTTTAAGAAAAATAATGGATGAAAACATTGAGAGCATTGAGGGTTTCATTGCACATCAATTTCCAGATTTTGTTGCTTCTGTAACTGCGCCTATTGTTATGGTTATTATTCTACTGGCTATTGATTGGCGATTTGGTATTGCTTCATTAGTTGGAATTGTGCTTGCTTTTGTCGTACAATTCAGTGGATTTGGTAGCGGAGCAATGAAAGAAAACATGGGAAAATATCAGATCGCATTGGAAGATATGAACAATGCTTCTGTAGAATATGTTCGTGGTATGCCTGTTGTGAAAGCATTTAATCAAACAGCTTCTTCATTTGCTCGTTTAGAACATGCTATTAAAGAATACACAGAATGGGTTCTAAAGTTCTCTCTAGGTTGGCAAAATTATATGCCAGCGTTTACTACCATCATTAACAATATATATTTGGTTATCGTTCCTGTAGGTATTTTGTTAGGAGCTAATGCACAAGATTATAAGAGCTTTACTATGACATTTATATTTTACTTGCTTTTTGTTCCGGCAATCGCTGGTATTTTAAACAAAATAATGTATATCTCTGAATCATTTATGCAAATTGACGGAAATGTAGCAAGAATGGACGAAATTTTCAATATACCTGTTCTACCACAAACTACCAGTCCTAAAAAAACTCAAAAAGATGATGTTGTGTTTGATAATGTTAGCTTTACATATACAGGAAAAAAAGAAGAAATGGCTATTGAAAATGTATCTTTTAAAGCCAATCAAGGACAAATAACAGCTATTGTTGGCTTATCTGGTGGTGGAAAAAGTACAATTGCAAATTTAATTTCACGCTTTTGGGACGTTACAGAGGGAAGTGTAAAAATCGGCGGTGTTGATATAAGAGATATTTCAGAAAAAGACTTAATGAATCATGTTAGCTTTGTATTTCAAGATATTTTCTTATTCAAGCAGAGTATTTTAGATAATATTCGCATGGGAAATCCAAACGCTACAGAAGAACAAGTCATTGAAGCCGCGAAAGCTGCACAATGCCATGAATTTATTTCAAAACTTCCTAATGGCTACAAAACTGTATTTGGAACAAAAGGTATTCATCTTTCTGGCGGTGAGCGTCAACGTATCGCTATTGCTAGAGCTATTATCAAAGATTCCCCTATTATTGTTCTTGATGAAGCAACTGCATTTAGCGACCCAGAAAATGAGTATTTAATTCAAAAAGCATTCGAGAAACTTATGCAGAATAAAACAGTTATTATTATTGCTCACCGTTTATCTACGATTCGTAATGCTGACAAAATTATTGTTATGGAAAAAGGTCATCTAGTTGAAGAAGGTAAACATAATGAATTAGTTGCTGCTGGTGGACGTTATTCGCAAATGTGGAACCATTACACAGAAGCGGTTGATTGGAAAATCAGCGGAAAGGCGGTGTAA
- a CDS encoding helix-turn-helix domain-containing protein, whose amino-acid sequence MSSTFNKDWYSDKAKIIKQDENFMIIDYGCQGKGIVTSYTLFDGIQLSFLDFDTDISMPSQKFNPNIISITHCRSGRYECEYANHTVSYLPEGYFSVTGTQHLPVSFSFPLKKYYGLSLVIDKQSLSEEIKKMMETIPLNLDKIGSTLGIENNGYLSSTPPKLHHLFSELYEALNIEQLGYFKIKAIELLYHIDQLTKNHGCDFKYYDKRQIQATKEIQTYMITHLDERVSLEQLAFRNQINLSLFHKIFLQIYGDTPYSYLKKYKMNIAAHWLLNENMKIGDIAVSLGYNNASKFAIAFQSVYGILPKDYRKQK is encoded by the coding sequence GTGAGTTCTACATTTAATAAAGACTGGTACAGTGATAAGGCAAAAATTATCAAGCAAGATGAAAATTTTATGATTATAGATTATGGGTGTCAAGGGAAAGGAATTGTTACAAGTTACACGCTTTTTGATGGTATTCAACTCTCTTTTTTGGACTTTGATACAGACATAAGTATGCCTTCTCAAAAATTCAATCCTAATATTATTTCAATTACACATTGTCGCTCTGGACGCTATGAATGTGAGTATGCCAATCATACAGTTTCGTATTTACCAGAGGGATATTTTAGTGTGACTGGAACACAACATTTACCAGTTTCTTTCTCGTTTCCATTAAAAAAATATTATGGACTTAGCCTTGTGATTGATAAACAATCCTTATCAGAAGAAATCAAAAAAATGATGGAAACTATTCCGCTTAACCTTGATAAAATTGGTTCAACATTAGGGATTGAGAATAATGGATATTTAAGTTCCACTCCACCTAAATTACATCATTTATTTTCTGAATTATATGAAGCACTTAACATAGAACAATTAGGATATTTCAAAATTAAAGCAATTGAATTACTTTACCATATAGACCAGCTAACTAAAAATCATGGCTGTGATTTCAAATATTATGATAAACGTCAGATTCAAGCTACTAAAGAAATTCAAACATATATGATAACTCATTTAGATGAACGAGTATCGTTAGAACAACTCGCCTTTCGGAATCAAATTAACTTATCACTGTTTCATAAAATTTTTTTACAGATATATGGTGACACACCATATTCATATTTAAAGAAATATAAGATGAATATTGCAGCACATTGGCTTTTAAATGAAAATATGAAAATTGGAGATATAGCGGTAAGTCTTGGATATAATAATGCTAGTAAATTTGCAATAGCATTTCAATCTGTTTATGGTATTTTACCGAAAGATTACAGAAAACAAAAATAA
- a CDS encoding conjugal transfer protein, whose translation MLFKKKDKESKPKKEKKVPVMKVGTHKKTVIALWLVLIASISFGVYKNFTAIDMHTVHEKEVIEQRIVDTNKIENFVKAFAKSYYSWSNTQESIEKRTTAINQYLTKSLQDLNVDTVCMDIPTSSTVTDVKIWEVEATGTDDFTVVYSVDQTVTEGETSIGYTSAYMVVVHVDGDGNLVITQNPTISSIPTKSGYEPKVKESDGTVDAATTEEVTEFLETFFKLYPTATEKELAYYVSGNVLEPVNCDYMFSELVNPIFIQDGEQVKVSVSVKYLDQRTKATQISQFDLTLEKDSNWKIVK comes from the coding sequence ATGCTATTTAAGAAAAAGGATAAGGAATCAAAACCAAAAAAGGAAAAGAAAGTGCCTGTGATGAAAGTTGGCACGCATAAAAAAACCGTGATTGCCTTATGGCTGGTGTTGATTGCCAGTATCAGCTTTGGGGTGTATAAGAATTTCACCGCCATTGATATGCACACGGTACATGAGAAAGAAGTCATTGAGCAGCGTATTGTTGATACCAACAAGATAGAGAATTTCGTCAAGGCATTTGCGAAGTCCTACTATTCTTGGAGCAACACGCAGGAATCCATTGAGAAAAGAACCACAGCCATTAACCAGTACCTTACAAAGAGCTTGCAGGATTTGAATGTTGATACTGTCTGTATGGACATACCTACAAGCTCTACGGTAACGGACGTTAAGATTTGGGAGGTTGAAGCGACTGGAACGGACGACTTTACCGTTGTCTACTCGGTAGATCAAACGGTAACAGAGGGAGAGACTTCTATCGGTTACACTTCCGCTTACATGGTGGTAGTTCATGTAGATGGTGACGGAAATCTGGTTATTACACAGAATCCGACCATCAGCAGCATACCAACAAAATCCGGCTATGAACCAAAAGTCAAGGAATCGGACGGAACGGTGGACGCTGCCACTACAGAGGAAGTGACAGAGTTTTTGGAAACATTCTTTAAGCTGTACCCTACCGCAACGGAAAAAGAGCTTGCCTACTATGTATCGGGGAATGTGCTTGAACCTGTCAACTGTGACTATATGTTCTCGGAGCTGGTAAATCCTATCTTTATACAAGATGGAGAACAAGTGAAAGTATCGGTATCGGTAAAGTATCTCGACCAGAGGACAAAAGCAACGCAAATTTCACAGTTTGACTTAACGCTGGAAAAAGATAGTAACTGGAAGATTGTAAAATAA
- a CDS encoding lysozyme family protein, which produces MKLRHFAVFGGIFTVIICLLLFLFIVTSDDEESGSSSLDFSGLNLSAEVLKHQSTVEKYAKEYRISDYVNYLLAIMQVESGGTGTTDVMQASESLGLPLNSLSVEDSIKQGCKYFSELLKSAEAKDCDINTVVQSYNYGGGFIDYVSKHGKKYTFELAVSFAKGKSGGVKVTYKNDISIKENGGWRYKYGNMFYVKLVSQYLAVPSFSDATAQAIFNEALKYQGWKYVYGGSNPNTSFDCSGLTSWCYGKAGISLPRTAQAQYDAAQHIPLSQAKAGDLVFFHSTYNAGTYVTHVGIYAGNNRMYHAGDPIGYADLTSSYWQQHLISAGRVKTN; this is translated from the coding sequence ATGAAGTTAAGGCATTTTGCTGTGTTCGGTGGGATTTTCACAGTGATTATCTGTCTGCTTCTGTTTCTGTTTATCGTGACCTCAGATGATGAAGAAAGTGGTTCTTCCAGTCTTGATTTTTCTGGACTGAACCTATCAGCGGAAGTATTGAAACATCAGTCTACGGTAGAAAAGTATGCAAAGGAATACAGAATCTCTGACTATGTGAACTATCTGCTTGCGATTATGCAGGTGGAATCCGGCGGCACTGGCACGACAGACGTTATGCAAGCCAGTGAATCTTTAGGATTACCGCTTAACTCCCTATCCGTGGAGGATTCCATCAAACAGGGGTGTAAATACTTCTCGGAGCTTTTGAAATCCGCAGAAGCAAAAGACTGTGACATCAACACAGTGGTACAGTCCTATAACTATGGTGGCGGCTTCATTGATTATGTATCAAAACACGGAAAGAAGTACACCTTTGAGCTGGCGGTCAGCTTCGCAAAAGGTAAATCCGGCGGTGTCAAAGTCACCTATAAGAATGACATTTCCATAAAAGAAAATGGCGGCTGGCGTTACAAGTACGGGAATATGTTCTATGTAAAATTAGTCAGTCAGTATTTGGCTGTGCCTAGTTTCAGTGACGCTACCGCACAGGCAATCTTCAATGAAGCGTTGAAGTATCAAGGCTGGAAATATGTGTATGGCGGCAGCAATCCCAACACTAGCTTTGACTGTTCTGGTCTTACGTCTTGGTGCTATGGAAAAGCTGGTATCAGCTTACCTCGTACCGCACAGGCACAGTATGACGCTGCACAGCACATACCGCTGTCACAGGCAAAGGCTGGTGACTTGGTGTTCTTCCATTCAACCTATAACGCTGGAACATACGTCACTCATGTAGGAATCTATGCTGGAAACAACAGAATGTATCATGCTGGCGACCCTATCGGATATGCAGATTTAACAAGCTCGTACTGGCAGCAACACTTGATTAGTGCCGGACGGGTGAAAACCAATTAG